The Nocardioides sp. S5 genome includes a window with the following:
- a CDS encoding O-methyltransferase yields MPHHTTPIKPASWSYAESFVAEDEILAAARSRADEVGVSPVGPGVGAALRFLASVLDARAVVEIGTGTGVSGLWLLRGMRADGVLTTVDIEAEHQRLAKETFTEAGIPGNRARTIAGAGLDVLPRLTDGHYDLVFCDGDKREYAAYLKEALRLLRPGGIVAFDNALWHDRVADPAQRDDETVTIRELGRTILEHEALVPVLLPVGDGLLAAKKEWAPEA; encoded by the coding sequence GTGCCCCACCACACCACCCCGATCAAGCCCGCGAGCTGGTCCTACGCCGAGTCGTTCGTGGCCGAGGACGAGATCCTGGCCGCCGCCCGCAGCCGTGCCGACGAGGTGGGCGTCTCGCCCGTCGGTCCCGGCGTGGGAGCCGCGTTGCGCTTCCTGGCCTCCGTGCTCGACGCCCGCGCCGTCGTGGAGATCGGCACCGGCACGGGCGTCTCCGGGCTCTGGCTGCTGCGCGGCATGCGCGCCGACGGCGTGCTGACGACGGTGGACATCGAGGCCGAGCACCAGCGCCTGGCCAAGGAGACGTTCACCGAGGCCGGGATCCCCGGCAACCGTGCCCGCACCATCGCCGGTGCCGGGCTCGACGTGCTCCCCCGCCTCACCGATGGCCACTACGACCTCGTCTTCTGCGACGGCGACAAGCGTGAGTACGCCGCCTACCTCAAGGAGGCCCTGCGCCTGCTGCGCCCCGGGGGCATCGTGGCCTTCGACAACGCCCTGTGGCACGACCGCGTCGCGGACCCGGCGCAGCGCGACGACGAGACCGTCACCATCCGCGAGCTCGGTCGCACGATCCTCGAGCACGAGGCGCTGGTGCCGGTGCTGCTGCCCGTCGGCGACGGCCTGCTGGCGGCCAAGAAGGAGTGGGCGCCGGAGGCCTGA
- a CDS encoding TIGR00730 family Rossman fold protein, with translation MSDRSHDRMKGPVMTRRSQVEEGTTTDQRLLDSRGPSDWVHTDPWRVLRIQAEFVEGFGALAELGPAIAVFGSARTPADHPFYAIGEEAGRKLVEAGFAVITGGGPGAMEAANKGACEAGGVSVGLGIELPFESGLNQWVDKGINFRYFFARKTMFVKYSQGFVVLPGGLGTFDELFEALTLVQTRKVTSFPIVLIGRSYWQGLLDWLRGTVLAEGKINAADLDMLVVTDDVDEAVALMVAARQDRFPTPPPERPE, from the coding sequence AGTGACCGCTCGCACGACCGGATGAAGGGTCCGGTCATGACGCGCCGCAGCCAGGTCGAGGAGGGCACCACCACCGACCAGCGCCTGCTCGACTCGCGCGGGCCCAGCGACTGGGTCCACACCGACCCGTGGCGCGTGCTCCGCATCCAGGCCGAGTTCGTCGAGGGCTTCGGCGCGCTCGCCGAGCTCGGGCCGGCGATCGCCGTCTTCGGCTCGGCCCGCACCCCGGCCGACCACCCGTTCTACGCGATCGGCGAGGAGGCGGGCCGCAAGCTGGTCGAGGCCGGCTTCGCGGTGATCACCGGTGGCGGCCCCGGCGCGATGGAGGCGGCCAACAAGGGCGCCTGCGAGGCCGGGGGAGTCAGCGTGGGTCTCGGCATCGAGCTGCCCTTCGAGTCCGGCCTCAACCAGTGGGTCGACAAGGGCATCAACTTCCGCTACTTCTTCGCCCGCAAGACCATGTTCGTCAAGTACTCCCAGGGCTTCGTGGTGCTGCCCGGCGGGCTCGGCACCTTCGACGAGCTGTTCGAGGCGCTCACGCTGGTGCAGACCCGGAAGGTCACCTCGTTCCCGATCGTGCTGATCGGCAGGTCCTACTGGCAGGGTCTGCTCGACTGGCTGCGCGGCACGGTGCTCGCCGAGGGCAAGATCAACGCTGCGGACCTCGACATGCTCGTGGTGACCGACGACGTCGACGAGGCCGTGGCGCTGATGGTCGCCGCCCGCCAGGACCGCTTCCCCACGCCGCCCCCGGAGCGTCCCGAATGA
- a CDS encoding DUF3117 domain-containing protein — MAAMKPRTGDGPLEVTKEGRGIVMRVPLEGGGRLVVELNADEARALGDALKDVVG, encoded by the coding sequence ATGGCCGCCATGAAGCCCCGCACGGGCGACGGACCCCTCGAGGTCACCAAGGAGGGGCGCGGCATCGTCATGCGCGTCCCGCTCGAGGGCGGTGGGCGTCTGGTCGTCGAGCTGAACGCCGACGAGGCACGCGCTCTCGGCGACGCCCTCAAGGACGTCGTCGGCTGA
- a CDS encoding DivIVA domain-containing protein, with protein MMWLFAALIVLAMAGVAMVASGHGGSMAPAYGDRPDLALPQDRSLEARDLRRVRFPLALRGYRMSDVDALLARLATELEDRREDRTDHGPTADGSSGEPARD; from the coding sequence ATGATGTGGCTGTTCGCGGCGCTGATCGTCCTCGCCATGGCCGGCGTGGCGATGGTGGCCTCCGGCCACGGTGGGTCCATGGCACCGGCGTACGGCGACCGCCCCGACCTCGCGCTGCCCCAGGACCGGTCCCTGGAGGCGCGGGACCTGCGCCGGGTGCGGTTCCCCCTCGCGCTGCGCGGCTACCGGATGTCCGACGTCGACGCGCTGCTCGCGCGCCTGGCCACCGAGCTCGAGGACCGGCGTGAGGACCGGACCGACCACGGCCCCACCGCCGACGGCTCGTCTGGCGAGCCGGCTCGCGACTAG
- a CDS encoding helix-turn-helix domain-containing protein — MADDPRFLTLADVAEVLNTSSAQVYALVRRGDLPAIKIGGRGQWRVERVQLEDFIQRMYAETRSFVDQHPFVEADAGTDPAKD, encoded by the coding sequence ATGGCCGACGACCCCCGCTTCCTGACGCTCGCCGACGTGGCCGAGGTGCTCAACACCTCGAGCGCGCAGGTCTACGCGCTCGTGCGTCGCGGCGACCTGCCGGCGATCAAGATCGGCGGGCGCGGCCAGTGGCGCGTGGAGCGGGTGCAGCTCGAGGACTTCATCCAGCGGATGTACGCCGAGACGCGCAGCTTCGTCGACCAGCACCCGTTCGTCGAGGCGGACGCCGGGACGGACCCGGCCAAGGACTGA
- a CDS encoding zf-HC2 domain-containing protein, whose amino-acid sequence MSHLGSRVSALLDGRLAPEEEERCWSHVHGCHSCRDLVEQEGWVKTQLAQLSMGDSSASHDFKTSLLGRCAAASGSPLTPAAFPVAGHRPRRGLVAIGGGAASACVVGVLVLGAAGAPRVDPRPPTTDLSRPSMPATPVVSADDRSARGPVSPSRTPLAERLVAIREKIAP is encoded by the coding sequence ATGAGCCACCTCGGATCCCGGGTCAGCGCCCTCCTCGACGGCCGCCTAGCGCCGGAGGAGGAGGAGCGGTGCTGGAGCCACGTCCATGGCTGCCACAGCTGCCGCGACCTCGTCGAGCAGGAGGGCTGGGTCAAGACCCAGCTCGCCCAGCTCTCGATGGGCGACTCGTCGGCCTCCCACGACTTCAAGACCTCGCTGCTTGGTCGCTGCGCCGCGGCCTCCGGCTCGCCGCTGACGCCCGCCGCCTTCCCGGTCGCGGGCCACCGTCCGCGCCGTGGACTGGTGGCCATCGGCGGCGGCGCGGCGAGCGCCTGTGTCGTCGGTGTCCTCGTCCTCGGGGCCGCCGGTGCGCCCCGCGTGGACCCGCGACCGCCGACCACCGACCTCAGCCGCCCGAGCATGCCGGCGACCCCGGTGGTCAGCGCCGACGACCGGTCCGCCCGCGGACCCGTCTCACCCTCCCGGACGCCCCTGGCCGAGCGCCTCGTGGCGATCCGGGAGAAGATTGCTCCGTGA
- the sigE gene encoding RNA polymerase sigma factor SigE, with product MRSRKSSQGAPVGEQVGTTTSQVPTWDEVVEQHSDRVFRLAYRLTGNRPDAEDLTQEVFVRVFRSLDTYTPGTFEGWLHRITTNLFLDGARRKQRIRFDPLSDERAARLTSTTPAPELAFADRTFDDDIETALATLPPDFRAAVVLCDVEGLSYEEIAEIMGAKLGTVRSRIHRGRTMLRTALAHREPTEGRQRYSGPHHPRGTVSG from the coding sequence CTGCGGTCGAGGAAGTCGAGCCAGGGAGCGCCCGTGGGCGAGCAGGTCGGCACCACCACGAGTCAGGTCCCGACCTGGGACGAGGTCGTCGAGCAGCACTCCGACCGCGTCTTCCGCCTGGCCTACCGCCTCACCGGCAACCGGCCCGACGCCGAGGACCTCACGCAGGAGGTCTTCGTGCGCGTGTTCCGGTCGCTCGACACCTACACCCCCGGCACGTTCGAGGGCTGGCTGCACCGCATCACCACCAACCTCTTCCTCGACGGTGCGCGTCGCAAGCAGCGGATCCGCTTCGACCCGCTGTCCGACGAGCGCGCCGCCCGGCTCACCAGCACCACCCCGGCCCCGGAGCTGGCCTTCGCCGACCGGACCTTCGACGACGACATCGAGACCGCGCTCGCCACGCTGCCGCCGGACTTCCGCGCCGCCGTCGTGCTGTGCGACGTGGAGGGCCTGAGCTACGAGGAGATCGCCGAGATCATGGGCGCCAAGCTCGGCACGGTCCGCTCCCGCATCCACCGCGGCCGCACCATGCTGCGCACTGCCCTCGCGCATCGCGAGCCCACCGAGGGACGGCAGCGCTACTCCGGTCCTCACCACCCGCGTGGGACGGTGTCGGGATGA
- a CDS encoding leucyl aminopeptidase family protein gives MAIPQLPTQVSPPEFALSPALPHQVGGAEVWAFPVLPGDDGPLLGPGADEASELLGTDLLAALEAARATGRTGEVTTVPVAGLPSADDVSVVLLVGVGEASVTDFRRAGAALARATKDRVSVVTSVAAIAPEDGLGAFVVGAMLGSFAFHWRSTGPRERPVARIVLADVTDDGADDELARAIALGGAGWRSRALATVPANLKTPAWLAEQAVEVGEAAGLEVRVWDTDQLAAEGFGGILAVGGASAHGPRLIRMDYTPRGATKKVPTVVLVGKGITFDTGGLDIKPSEGMLTMKRDMSGGGAVIAAMGALRDVDCPVRVIGLVPAAENAVSGTAMRPGDVITHFGGRTSEVNNTDAEGRLVLADAMAYAVSELAPTVLVDVATLTGAMKVSLGQWTGGYFANHEGLAAQVEAAASASGESVWRMPLVKDYEERVASKIADGDNAAGGAGAITAALFLQHFAGDVPWAHVDFASAAESPADRHEWTAGPSGFGPRLLLAWLGSEDPLAGIA, from the coding sequence GTGGCCATCCCCCAGCTGCCGACGCAGGTCTCCCCGCCCGAGTTCGCCCTCAGCCCGGCGCTTCCCCACCAGGTCGGTGGCGCCGAGGTCTGGGCCTTCCCGGTCCTCCCCGGCGACGACGGACCCCTGCTCGGGCCCGGCGCCGACGAGGCCTCGGAGCTCCTCGGGACCGACCTCCTCGCCGCGCTCGAGGCCGCCCGGGCCACCGGGCGCACGGGTGAGGTCACCACGGTCCCCGTGGCCGGTCTCCCGTCGGCCGACGACGTGAGCGTCGTGCTCCTCGTCGGTGTGGGTGAGGCCTCGGTGACCGACTTCCGGCGCGCCGGCGCCGCCCTGGCGCGGGCGACCAAGGACCGCGTCAGCGTCGTCACCTCGGTCGCGGCGATCGCGCCCGAGGACGGGCTCGGTGCCTTCGTGGTCGGGGCCATGCTCGGCTCGTTCGCCTTCCACTGGCGCTCCACCGGACCGCGTGAGCGGCCGGTCGCGCGCATCGTGCTGGCCGACGTCACCGACGACGGTGCCGACGACGAGCTCGCCCGGGCGATCGCCCTCGGCGGGGCCGGGTGGCGCTCGCGGGCGCTGGCCACGGTCCCGGCGAACCTGAAGACACCCGCGTGGCTGGCCGAGCAGGCCGTCGAGGTCGGCGAGGCCGCAGGCCTCGAGGTGCGCGTCTGGGACACCGACCAGCTCGCCGCCGAGGGGTTCGGCGGCATCCTCGCCGTCGGCGGCGCCTCGGCCCACGGACCGCGCCTGATCCGCATGGACTACACCCCCCGCGGGGCGACGAAGAAGGTCCCCACCGTCGTCCTCGTCGGCAAGGGCATCACCTTCGACACCGGTGGTCTCGACATCAAGCCCAGCGAGGGCATGCTGACGATGAAGCGCGACATGAGCGGCGGCGGCGCGGTCATCGCCGCCATGGGCGCCCTGCGCGACGTCGACTGCCCGGTGCGCGTCATCGGTCTGGTCCCGGCGGCCGAGAACGCCGTCAGCGGCACGGCCATGCGCCCCGGTGACGTGATCACCCACTTCGGCGGACGCACCTCCGAGGTCAACAACACCGACGCCGAGGGCCGTCTCGTCCTCGCCGACGCGATGGCGTACGCCGTCTCCGAGCTCGCGCCGACCGTCCTGGTCGACGTCGCCACCCTGACCGGCGCGATGAAGGTCTCGCTCGGGCAGTGGACCGGCGGCTACTTCGCCAACCACGAGGGCCTCGCCGCGCAGGTCGAGGCAGCCGCGTCCGCCTCGGGCGAGAGCGTCTGGCGGATGCCGCTGGTCAAGGACTACGAGGAGCGCGTCGCGTCCAAGATCGCCGACGGCGACAACGCCGCCGGGGGCGCGGGCGCGATCACCGCGGCCCTGTTCCTCCAGCACTTCGCCGGCGACGTCCCCTGGGCGCACGTCGACTTCGCCTCTGCCGCCGAGTCCCCGGCCGACCGTCACGAGTGGACGGCCGGACCCAGCGGCTTCGGGCCCCGGCTGCTGCTCGCCTGGCTGGGCTCCGAGGACCCCCTGGCCGGGATCGCCTGA
- a CDS encoding trypsin-like peptidase domain-containing protein has translation MSDEREPDDQAYDDPTHDGTEPTQPLAGWRDPASRTEEPAPRAEPAPRAEPAPRAEPALDAEPAVQPDGLPYGHDEAMLAGPPPSVAQPPHEPTAPTVPMRQGPGPWFGPGPSPSGQAPYGQAPYGQSPYARSPYARAASTRRLSLWVWPAVACLALVVGILGGLAGGALQDELASPRGTNDNGLGGVRTQAAAPLEADNGSVSAVAQALLPSTVQILAELDGRVAGATGSGFVLDRDGHVVTNNHVVASAAADGGSIIVIDQAGERREATVLGRSAVYDLAVLNVEDAGSLEPAALGASQVLRVGESVVAFGAPLGLSQTVTSGIVSALNRPVTTSGESDDESSYINAVQTDAAINPGNSGGPLVNLAGEVVGVNSAIATTGGASGESGNIGVGFAIPIEQVRTTVDQILRTGKAEYPVIGAQVRTGGEPDAEGATITEVVPDTPAERAGLQQDDVITSVDDQPVNDGIALIVAIRTHLPGETVEMSVLRGGEERVVQVELDGKVG, from the coding sequence GTGAGCGACGAGCGCGAGCCGGACGACCAGGCGTACGACGACCCGACCCACGACGGGACGGAGCCGACGCAGCCCCTCGCGGGGTGGCGCGACCCCGCGTCGCGGACCGAGGAGCCCGCGCCCCGCGCTGAGCCCGCGCCCCGGGCCGAGCCCGCGCCCCGGGCCGAGCCCGCGCTCGATGCCGAGCCGGCGGTGCAGCCCGACGGCCTGCCCTACGGCCACGACGAGGCGATGCTCGCCGGACCGCCCCCGTCCGTCGCGCAGCCTCCCCACGAGCCGACCGCGCCGACCGTCCCGATGCGGCAGGGCCCCGGCCCGTGGTTCGGTCCGGGCCCCAGCCCTTCCGGCCAGGCTCCGTACGGTCAGGCTCCGTACGGCCAGTCGCCCTACGCGCGTTCTCCCTACGCCCGGGCCGCGTCCACGCGCCGGCTCTCGCTGTGGGTGTGGCCGGCCGTCGCGTGCCTCGCCCTCGTCGTGGGCATCCTCGGCGGCCTCGCCGGCGGCGCGCTCCAGGACGAGCTGGCCTCGCCGCGCGGCACCAACGACAACGGGCTCGGGGGAGTGCGCACCCAGGCTGCGGCGCCGCTCGAGGCGGACAACGGCTCGGTCTCGGCCGTCGCGCAGGCGCTGCTCCCGAGCACGGTGCAGATCCTCGCCGAGCTCGACGGCCGGGTCGCCGGCGCCACCGGCTCCGGGTTCGTGCTGGACCGCGACGGCCACGTGGTCACCAACAACCACGTCGTCGCGTCGGCTGCCGCCGACGGCGGGTCGATCATCGTCATCGACCAGGCGGGTGAGCGCCGCGAGGCGACCGTGCTGGGCCGCAGTGCGGTCTACGACCTCGCCGTGCTGAACGTCGAGGACGCCGGGTCGCTGGAGCCCGCCGCGCTCGGGGCGTCCCAGGTGCTGCGCGTCGGTGAGTCCGTCGTCGCCTTCGGTGCCCCGCTCGGCCTGAGCCAGACCGTCACCTCCGGCATCGTCAGCGCCCTCAACCGGCCGGTCACCACGTCGGGCGAGTCCGACGACGAGTCGTCGTACATCAACGCCGTGCAGACCGACGCCGCGATCAACCCGGGCAACTCCGGCGGTCCGCTGGTCAACCTCGCCGGGGAGGTGGTGGGGGTCAACTCCGCCATCGCGACCACCGGTGGTGCGTCCGGCGAGTCGGGCAACATCGGCGTGGGCTTCGCAATCCCGATCGAGCAGGTCCGCACGACGGTGGACCAGATCCTGCGCACCGGCAAGGCGGAGTACCCCGTCATCGGGGCCCAGGTCCGCACCGGCGGCGAGCCCGACGCGGAGGGCGCGACCATCACCGAGGTCGTGCCCGACACCCCGGCCGAGCGCGCCGGCCTCCAGCAGGACGACGTCATCACCTCGGTCGACGACCAGCCGGTCAACGACGGCATCGCCCTCATCGTGGCGATCCGTACGCACCTGCCGGGCGAGACCGTCGAGATGTCGGTCCTGCGAGGTGGCGAGGAGCGGGTCGTGCAGGTCGAGCTCGACGGCAAGGTCGGCTAA
- a CDS encoding enoyl-CoA hydratase-related protein, with protein MTSPAPVLLDVSDAVATITLNRPEAMNGLDVATKDLLLETVRRVADDPAVRCVVLTGSGRAFCVGQDLKEHLAGLTGEADVPLSDTVEKHYNPIMLALSTMPKPVIAAVNGVAAGAGASLAFAADFRILVDTAGYNTSFAGVALSCDTGSSWTLPRLVGRARAMELLYFPRTVPAAEALELGLATQVVPEAELAATVGQLAARLAAGPTVAFGSIRQAVAYAASHPLEEALTFEAEKMALTGGTEDHLAAVTAFMAKEKPVFRGC; from the coding sequence ATGACCAGCCCTGCTCCCGTCCTCCTCGACGTCTCCGACGCCGTCGCGACCATCACCCTCAACCGGCCCGAGGCGATGAACGGCCTCGACGTCGCCACCAAGGACCTGCTCCTCGAGACCGTGCGACGCGTCGCCGACGACCCGGCCGTGCGCTGCGTCGTGCTCACCGGCAGCGGCCGCGCGTTCTGCGTCGGGCAGGACCTCAAGGAGCACCTCGCGGGCCTCACCGGAGAGGCCGACGTGCCGCTGTCGGACACGGTGGAGAAGCACTACAACCCGATCATGCTGGCGCTGTCCACGATGCCGAAGCCCGTGATCGCCGCGGTCAACGGCGTCGCCGCAGGCGCCGGGGCGAGCCTGGCATTCGCCGCCGACTTCCGGATCCTGGTCGACACGGCCGGCTACAACACCTCCTTCGCCGGGGTCGCGCTGTCCTGCGACACCGGGTCGAGCTGGACGCTGCCTCGCCTGGTCGGCCGCGCCAGGGCGATGGAGCTGCTCTACTTCCCCCGCACCGTCCCGGCCGCCGAGGCGCTCGAGCTCGGCCTGGCCACGCAGGTCGTGCCGGAGGCCGAGCTGGCCGCCACTGTCGGGCAGCTCGCGGCGCGCCTCGCCGCGGGACCGACCGTCGCGTTCGGCTCGATCCGGCAGGCAGTGGCGTACGCCGCCTCGCACCCGCTCGAGGAGGCCCTGACCTTCGAGGCGGAGAAGATGGCGCTCACTGGCGGCACCGAGGACCACCTCGCCGCCGTCACGGCCTTCATGGCCAAGGAGAAGCCGGTCTTCCGGGGCTGCTGA